One Pseudochaenichthys georgianus chromosome 4, fPseGeo1.2, whole genome shotgun sequence DNA window includes the following coding sequences:
- the srd5a3 gene encoding polyprenal reductase, protein MTWSSFSFSCTDVVWSFLALCFLVAFCAHKISAFLPRKWDTGRLYLLFQDLIRYGKTKQTLKRDNRLRAFDVPKRWFSHFYAISVGWNGLLLAIYLNFIYHHQSFPSWLTGLLDILTGVPSTDSQVPQLSTVLVQLLLCVHSLRRLLECLFVSVFSDGALHLVQYVFGVCYYIVLGLTVLCSDHLGKGSGSLLSQLDWFHVAGSVLFIWASLMQHQSIVLLAGLRTGKSGTVETLAHRLPEGGWFELVSCPHYLAELLIYVSLSLIFGGLSLTWWLVVLYVLFNQALAAQLCHEHYISKYDSYPKHRKAFIPFVL, encoded by the exons ATGACTTGGAGCTCGTTTAGCTTTAGCTGTACTGATGTTGTATGGTCTTTTCTGGCTTTATGTTTCCTTGTCGCTTTTTGTGCTCACAAAATCTCAGCATTCTTGCCGAGAAAATGGGACACAGGCCGTCTTTACTTGTTATTTCAGGACCTTATTCGATacggaaaaacaaaacaaactctCAAACGAGACAACCGGCTGCGTGCGTTTGACGTCCCTAAAAG gTGGTTTTCGCATTTCTATGCCATCTCTGTTGGCTGGAACGGTCTTCTTCTGGCCATCTACCTAAACTTTATATATCACCATCAGTCATTCCCATCATGGCTGACTGGACTATTAGACATTTTGACAGGTGTACCCAGCACCGACAGTCAAG TCCCACAGCTGTCCACTGTGCTGgtgcagctgctgctctgcgtcCACTCCCTGAGGAGGCTGCTGGAGTGCCTGTTCGTCAGTGTTTTCTCTGATGGAGCCTTACATTTAGTGCAGTATGTGTTTGGTGTGTGCTATTACATCGTACTTGGGCTGACGGTGCTCTGCTCGGATCACCTGGGAAAAG GGTCTGGATCCCTCCTCTCTCAGCTGGACTGGTTTCATGTGGCTGGAAGTGTACTTTTCATTTGGGCCTCTCTGATGCAACATCAGTCCATAGTCCTGCTGGCGGGGCTTCGCACTGGAAAGTCAG GAACGGTGGAGACGCTGGCTCACAGACTGCCAGAGGGAGGCTGGTTCGAGCTGGTGTCTTGCCCGCATTACTTGGCTGAGCTGTTGATCTACGTCTCTCTGAGCTTGATCTTTGGAGGCCTGTCTCTTACCTGGTGGCTTGTCGTCCTTTATGTGCTCTTCAATCAAGCACTGGCAGCACAGCTTTGTCATGAACATTATATTAGCAAATATGATTCATACCCAAAGCATAGAAAAGCATTTATACCTTTCGTGCTGTGA